From a region of the Primulina eburnea isolate SZY01 chromosome 7, ASM2296580v1, whole genome shotgun sequence genome:
- the LOC140835972 gene encoding transcription factor MYB101-like yields MATNGSSCSRKSSSTAINNRNALKKGPWTVSEDTILVEYVKKHGEGNWNAVQRNSGLMRCGKSCRLRWANHLRPNLKKGAFSAEEERLIVELHAKLGNKWARMAAQLPGRTDNEIKNYWNTRFKRRQRSGLPIYPQDHREDHHLNASSAPQPSLSSLLHLSSTNPINQTPLLFLDTFKSVPAVSVVHPHHYNHTNTPYTSNELSRPFRDDGGLSLSLTASNSSLSPSSLTAQPFYNQDFPNSLQMPSILECKSLNFGINNTCNTSMGVLELPLIQSTVPQNQATPELFSSDDVERCNEMETAFSRSKNSGLLEDLIEESEALKDKFEGKSAWNNIEGAVVGNLHEQSDYSFGNLSAASENNYEGIENKGAEVDVINGVEDDLLFNLLDNFPQAVPIPDWNEENGHHVPSNLTPGTNHEDSRYNVPDSPSPGLAEQERNFGHCLWSNMPSIY; encoded by the exons ATGGCCACTAATGGTTCCTCATGCTCAAGGAAATCTTCTTCAACAGCCATAAATAACAGGAACGCGTTGAAGAAAGGTCCGTGGACCGTATCCGAAGATACGATTTTGGTCGAGTACGTTAAGAAGCATGGTGAAGGGAATTGGAATGCAGTTCAAAGGAATTCAGGGTTGATGAGATGTGGAAAGAGCTGTAGGCTTCGATGGGCGAATCATTTGAGGCCTAATCTGAAGAAAGGCGCCTTTTCTGCGGAAGAAGAACGACTCATTGTTGAACTTCATGCTAAACTTGGTAACAAATGGGCTCGCATGGCTGCTCAG CTTCCTGGCAGAACGGATAATGAAATAAAGAATTACTGGAACACGAGGTTCAAGAGACGACAACGTTCCGGATTACCAATCTATCCGCAAGATCATCGAGAAGATCATCATCTCAACGCTTCATCGGCACCCCAACCTTCATTGTCATCCCTTTTGCACTTATCATCAACTAACCCTATTAACCAAACCCCCTTACTTTTCTTGGATACGTTTAAGTCTGTTCCAGCAGTTTCAGTCGTCCATCCTCATCATTACAACCATACCAACACTCCCTATACCAGCAACGAGTTGAGCCGGCCTTTCCGCGACGATGGTGGTTTGTCCCTATCGTTGACGGCCTCAAACTCGTCGTTGTCGCCATCTTCATTAACAGCACAACCTTTTTATAATCAAGATTTTCCGAATTCACTTCAAATGCCTTCAATTCTTGAGTGCAAATCTCTCAACTTCGGCATCAATAATACATGCAACACTAGCATGGGGGTTTTAGAGCTTCCTTTAATCCAATCAACGGTGCCGCAGAACCAGGCGACGCCGGAGCTTTTTTCAAGTGATGATGTTGAACGATGTAATGAAATGGAAACAGCGTTTTCGAGAAGTAAAAACAGTGGTTTGTTGGAGGATTTAATAGAGGAATCTGAAGCTTTGAAGGATAAATTTGAAGGGAAATCTGCATGGAACAATATTGAAGGGGCTGTAGTGGGAAATTTGCATGAACAATCAGATTATAGTTTTGGGAATCTGAGTGCTGCATCTGAAAATAACTATGAAG GCATTGAAAACAAAGGCGCAGAAGTTGACGTGATCAATGGTGTAGAGGATGATTTGTTATTCAATCTTCTCGATAATTTCCCACAGGCTGTTCCGATTCCGGATTGGAATGAAGAAAATGGGCATCACGTACCCTCTAATTTGACACCTGGTACAAACCACGAAGATTCAAGGTACAACGTCCCGGATTCACCCTCCCCCGGACTAGCAGAACAAGAAAGGAACTTTGGGCATTGCCTTTGGAGTAACATGCCTAGCATTTACTAA
- the LOC140836539 gene encoding uncharacterized protein, with protein MASDSAASSPFKKVQIQRDNITFDAYVTGKDDAPGIIVLQEWWGVDFEIKNHAQNIAQFDAGYKTLIPDLYRGKVGLDVAEAQHLMDGLDWQGAVKDIEASVNWLKANGSQKIGVTGFCMGGALAIASSVLVPGVEAVVAFYGVPSSELADPVHAKAPVQAHFGELDNFVGFSDAKTGKALEEKLKASGVPHEVHIYPGISHAFMNKSDDGKQRRKSMGLKDEDDTAIELAWTRFRTWMSSFLSL; from the exons ATGGCTTCTGACTCTGCTGCCTCTTCACCGTTCAAGAAAGTCCAGATTCAGAGAGACAACATT ACATTTGATGCCTATGTGACTGGCAAAGACGATGCTCCTGGCATTATTGTGCTTCAGGAATGGTGGGGCGTCGATTTTGAAATCAAGAATCACGCCCAGAATATTGCGCAGTTTGATGCGGGCTATAAAACTTTGATCCCAGA TTTGTATCGAGGAAAGGTTGGTTTGGATGTTGCAGAAGCACAACATTTAATGGACGGTCTTGACTGGCAAGGTGCTGTGAAGGATATTGAAGCATCGGTCAACTGGCTGAAGGCTAATGGTTCGCAAAAG ATTGGTGTAACGGGATTCTGCATGGGTGGTGCTCTTGCTATTGCAAGTTCTGTGTTGGTCCCTGGGGTTGAGGCTGTTGTAGCCTTCTATGGAGTACCTTCCTCGGAGCTTGCAGATCCTGTCCATGCTAAGGCGCCAGTACAAGCTCATTTTGGTGAACTTGACAATTTTGTTGGATTTTCAGATGCAAAG ACTGGAAAAGCATTAGAAGAAAAGCTCAAGGCATCAGGAGTTCCACACGAGGTACACATTTATCCTGGAATATCACATGCCTTTATGAACAAATCTGATGATGGAAAACAGAGAAGAAAAAGTATGGGCTTGAAAGATGAAGATGACACTGCAATTGAGCTTGCGTGGACCCGTTTCCGGACATGGATGAGTAGCTTCTTGTCTCTCTGA
- the LOC140836540 gene encoding aconitate hydratase, cytoplasmic-like produces MYVTTGTSTLLRRASSHASSSSSTASAAGKRLFKSLSNNPISNLHHSDGNFGSGVNQYCRSFSVFRSVPRWSHGDWKSPMSLTSQIRTTSIADSSTLLHRKIATMASENAFKGIFTTLPKPGGGEFGKYYSLPALNDPRIDKLPYSIRILLESAIRNCDGFQVTKEDVEKIIDWKNTSPKLVEIPFKPARVLLQDFTGVPAVVDLACMRDAMNKIGSDSNKINPLVPVDLVIDHSVQVDVARSENAVQANMELEFQRNKERFAFLKWGSTAFHNMLVVPPGSGIVHQVNLEYLGRVVFNADGVLYPDSVVGTDSHTTMIDGLGVAGWGVGGIEAEAAMLGQPMSMVLPGVVGFKLSGKLPNGVTATDLVLTVTQILRKHGVVGKFVEFYGEGMGKISLADRATIANMSPEYGATMGFFPVDHVTLQYLRLTGRSDETVAMIEGYLRANRMFVDYNEPQQERVYSSYLELDLADVVPCMSGPKRPHDRVPLKEMKADWHSCLDNKVGFKGFAVPKEAQEKVVKFSFHGQPAELKNGSVVIAAITSCTNTSNPSVMLGAGLVAKKACELGLQVKPWVKTSLAPGSGVVTKYLQQSGLQKYFNQQGFNIVGYGCTTCIGNSGELDESVGNAISENDIVAAAVLSGNRNFEGRVHPLTRANYLASPPLVVAYALAGTVDIDFDTEPIGIGKDGREVYFKDIWPSTEEVAEVVQSSVLPDMFKSTYEAITKGNPMWNQLSLPTSKLYSWDPSSTYIHEPPYFKNMTMDPPGPHGVKDAYCLLNFGDSITTDHISPAGNIHKDSPAAKFLNEHGVDRKDFNSYGSRRGNDEIMARGTFANIRIVNKLLNGEVGPKTVHVPTGEKLYVFDAAMRYKSAGQDTVILAGAEYGSGSSRDWAAKGPMLLGVKAVIAKSFERIHRSNLVGMGVIPLCFKPGEDADTLGLTGHERYNIDLPTNISEIRPGQDVTVRTDNGKQFTCTVRFDTEVELAYFDHGGILPYVIRQLSKQ; encoded by the exons ATGTATGTTACCACTGGGACTTCAACGCTTCTCAGAAGAGCTTCCTCCCACGCTTCATCTTCCTCTTCGACTGCTTCTGCTGCTGGGAAAAGACTTTTTAAGAGCTTGTCGAACAATCCCATTTCGAATTTGCATCATAGTGATGGGAATTTTGGCTCTGGTGTGAATCAATACTGCCGATCTTTCAGTGTTTTCAGGTCTGTGCCAAGGTGGAGCCATGGTGACTGGAAATCGCCTATGAGTTTGACTTCCCAGATCAGGACGACTTCTATTGCTGATTCGTCAACTTTACTTCATCGCAAGATCGCTACGATGG CTTCTGAGAATGCTTTCAAGGGAATCTTTACCACTCTTCCCAAGCCTGGAGGTGGTGAATTTGGAAAGTACTATAGCCTGCCCGCCCTAAATGATCCAAGGATTG ATAAGCTGCCGTACTCTATCAGAATTCTTCTTGAATCAGCCATACGTAATTGTGATGGCTTTCAAGTTACAAAGGAGGATGTTGAGAAGATTATTGACTGGAAAAATACTTCACCGAAGCTAGTTGAGATTCCTTTCAAACCTGCCCGTGTACTTCTCCAG GATTTCACCGGTGTACCTGCTGTGGTTGACCTTGCTTGTATGCGTGATGCTATGAACAAGATTGGCAGTGATTCTAACAAGATCAATCCATTG GTTCCCGTTGACCTTGTTATTGATCACTCTGTTCAAGTTGATGTTGCCAGGTCAGAAAATGCTGTTCAAGCAAATATGGAGCTTGAATTTCAGAGAAACAAGGAAAGATTTGCTTTCCTTAAGTGGGGATCTACTGCTTTCCACAATATGCTTGTTGTTCCACCAGGTTCTGGTATTGTGCACCAG GTCAATCTTGAATATCTTGGGCGAGTTGTCTTCAACGCTGATGGCGTACTCTACCCTGATAGCGTGGTTGGGACTGATTCGCACACCACCATGATTGATGGTTTGGGAGTTGCTGGTTGGGGGGTTGGAGGTATTGAAGCAGAGGCTGCGATGCTTGGTCAG CCTATGAGCATGGTTTTGCCTGGGGTTGTTGGATTCAAATTGTCTGGGAAATTACCAAATGGTGTCACTGCAACTGACTTAGTTTTAACTGTCACTCAAATTCTAAGGAAGCATGGTGTTGTTGGAAAATTTGTTGAATTCTATG GTGAGGGCATGGGTAAAATTTCATTAGCTGACAGAGCTACCATTGCAAACATGTCTCCGGAATATGGTGCTACAATGGGGTTCTTCCCTGTAGATCATGTCACTTTACAATACCTCAGGTTAACAGGGAGAAGCGATGAAACT GTGGCAATGATAGAAGGTTATCTGCGTGCAAACCGGATGTTTGTGGATTACAATGAA CCTCAACAAGAAAGAGTATACTCATCTTATTTGGAATTAGACTTAGCAGACGTTGTACCTTGTATGTCAGGGCCAAAGAG GCCTCATGATCGGGTCCCTCTGAAAGAAATGAAAGCCGATTGGCATTCTTGTCTTGATAACAAAGTTGGATTCAAG GGATTTGCTGTGCCGAAGGAGGCACAAGAAAAGGTGGTCAAATTTTCATTCCATGGTCAGCCTGCAGAGCTTAAGAATGGCAGTGTTGTGATCGCGGCTATTACAAGCTGTACAAATACATCAAACCCCAGTGTCATGCTTGGGGCAGGTCTTGTCGCCAAAAAAGCTTGTGAGCTTGGTCTTCAG gtaaaaccatgggtgaAGACAAGCCTTGCTCCAGGTTCTGGAGTTGTTACGAAATACTTGCAGCAGAG TGGgctacaaaaatattttaatcagCAAGGCTTCAATATTGTGGGATATGGCTGCACAACATGCATTGGAAATTCTGGAGAACTGGATGAATCAGTTGGAAATGCTATATCAGAAAATG ATATTGTTGCTGCAGCTGTTCTTTCCGGAAATCGTAACTTCGAGGGTCGTGTCCATCCATTGACTAGAGCAAACTACCTTGCTTCACCTCCTCTAGTGGTTGCTTATGCCCTTGCTGGCACG GTTGATATTGACTTTGACACAGAGCCAATTGGCATAGGCAAGGATGGCAGAGAGGTATACTTCAAGGATATCTGGCCTTCAACTGAAGAAGTCGCTGAg GTGGTTCAATCCAGTGTATTGCCTGACATGTTCAAGAGCACATACGAGGCCATCACCAAGGGGAACCCCATGTGGAACCAATTATCCTTGCCCACTTCAAAGCTTTACTCGTGGGATCCAAGTTCTACTTACATCCATGAACCGCCATATTTCAAGAATATGACCATGGATCCTCCCGGCCCACATGGAGTAAAAGACGCCTACTGTTTACTGAACTTTGGAGATAGCATTACAACAGATCACATCTCGCCAGCTGGGAACATCCACAAAGATAGCCCGGCAGCCAAGTTTCTCAATGAGCATGGAGTTGATCGGAAGGATTTCAATTCCTATGGCAGTCGACGGGGTAATGATGAAATAATGGCTAGAGGGACTTTTGCAAATATTCGTATTGTTAACAAGTTATTGAATGGGGAAGTTGGACCAAAGACAGTTCACGTTCCCACTGGAGAAAAGTTGTATGTTTTCGATGCTGCGATG AGATACAAATCTGCCGGACAGGACACTGTAATTTTGGCTGGAGCGGAGTATGGAAGTGGAAGCTCTCGTGATTGGGCAGCCAAGGGACCCATGTTGTTG GGAGTCAAAGCTGTGATTGCGAAAAGCTTTGAAAGAATTCATCGAAGTAATCTTGTAGGGATGGGCGTCATTCCCCTATGCTTCAAGCCTGGTGAGGACGCAGATACACTAGGATTGACAGGGCATGAACGTTACAATATTGATCTTCCCACCAATATATCTGAAATCCGTCCTGGCCAAGATGTTACTGTCCGTACCGACAACGGAAAACAGTTCACTTGCACTGTCCGTTTCGACACTGAG GTTGAGTTAGCTTACTTCGACCATGGTGGCATCCTTCCGTACGTGATTCGACAGCTGAGTAAGCAGTGA
- the LOC140836538 gene encoding probable membrane metalloprotease ARASP2, chloroplastic → MIINLSSSSTSHALLRFLNSRTQPISDFSVKTKAHYSPLEYTVLGSSSSRFCSKTPFLCKNSRFRQGRRKKFRTLAVSGLDFGSFESAQSVLEAAAVLTAIIVVHESGHFLAAHLQGIHVSKFAVGFGPILAKFNSKKVEYSIRAFPLGGFVGFPDNDPDSDIPVDDENLLKNRPVFDRVIVISAGVIANIVFAFVIVFTQIVLVGLPVQESFPGVLVPEVRPLSAASRSGLLPGDVILGVNDIELLRTSPSLVSEVVDIIRDSPKRKVLFKIERGRENLEINITPDKNSDGTGRIGVQLSPNIKFSKAKPKNLQDVFRFAGREFWGLTSNVLDGLKQTFLNFSQTASKVSGPIAILAVGAEVAKSNADGLYQFAAILNLNLAVINLLPLPALDGGSLALILIEAARGGRKLPLELEQRIMSSGINLVLVLGIYLLVRDTLNLEFIKELL, encoded by the coding sequence ATGATCATAAACTTGTCATCATCCTCAACCTCCCACGCTCTCCTCAGATTTCTCAACTCCAGGACGCAgcccatttcagatttttctgtGAAAACTAAAGCCCATTATTCTCCTTTAGAATATACTGTTTTGGGTTCTTCTAGTTCAAGATTTTGCAGCAAGACCCCATTTTTATGCAAGAACTCAAGATTTAGGCAAGGGAGGAGAAAAAAGTTTAGAACTTTGGCTGTATCTGGCCTGGATTTTGGTAGCTTCGAGAGCGCTCAATCGGTTCTTGAAGCAGCTGCAGTGTTAACTGCTATTATTGTTGTCCACGAAAGTGGCCATTTTTTGGCAGCTCATCTTCAGGGTATTCATGTGAGTAAGTTCGCTGTTGGTTTTGGTCCAATTTTAGCTAAATTTAATTCCAAAAAGGTGGAGTATTCGATTAGAGCGTTTCCTCTTGGTGGTTTTGTGGGGTTTCCTGATAATGATCCTGATAGTGATATTCCTGTGGATGACGAGAATTTACTGAAAAATAGGCCCGTGTTTGACAGGGTGATTGTTATTTCTGCTGGCGTGATCGCTAATATTGTCTTTGCTTTTGTTATAGTTTTTACCCAAATTGTGTTAGTTGGATTGCCTGTTCAAGAATCTTTTCCTGGTGTTCTTGTGCCTGAGGTTAGGCCATTGTCAGCTGCTTCACGAAGTGGATTATTGCCCGGTGATGTTATATTAGGGGTTAATGATATCGAGCTTTTGAGAACCAGCCCGAGTTTAGTTTCAGAAGTTGTTGACATCATTAGAGACAGTCCCAAAAGAAAAGTACTATTCAAGATCGAAAGAGGTAGAGAAAATTTAGAAATCAACATTACGCCAGACAAAAATTCAGACGGTACTGGTAGAATAGGAGTTCAATTATCACCCAACATCAAGTTTTCAAAAGCTAAACCGAAGAATCTGCAGGATGTCTTCCGTTTCGCGGGACGTGAATTCTGGGGCCTAACTTCAAATGTCTTGGACGGTTTGAAACAGACATTCTTAAATTTCTCGCAAACTGCTAGTAAGGTTTCTGGTCCGATAGCCATTCTTGCTGTTGGGGCAGAAGTAGCCAAATCGAATGCTGATGGCCTTTACCAATTTGCTGCCATCTTGAATCTCAATCTGGCAGTGATAAATCTTCTTCCCTTACCAGCATTAGATGGTGGTTCTTTGGCATTGATCCTCATAGAGGCGGCTCGAGGTGGGAGAAAGCTTCCGCTGGAATTAGAGCAACGAATTATGTCGTCTGGCATAAATCTAGTCTTAGTTCTTGGGATTTATCTTCTTGTTCGCGATACATTAAACCTTGAGTTCATTAAAGAATTATTATGA